The Gloeocapsa sp. PCC 73106 genome contains the following window.
CGAGGTGCGTTTGCTCCGGGATGTTTACTAACGAGATCCAATAAGCCTAAACCTTCGATGCGATCGCCTAATTTAGGTTCGTAGTAATGTCCTAGTAGTTGAGGAGAGCCACAGGTAAAGACACCTGGGGTATTTTGTTCTATTTTAGCTCTCAGTGCATCGGCTTTAGAGCCTTGAAGGTCGTTCATGACGATCGCTTGTTGTCGATCTTGTGCACCTCCCCCCACGATTAAATCTACCTGCTTAAAAGTTTCAGGGGTTGCTTGTTGATCTAAATTAATGAGAGAAACTTGAATTTGACGCCATTGACAGCGACGTTGCAAACAAATGACATTACCGCGATCGCCATAGGTACTCATGAGAGTAGGGTAAAGCCAGCCTATTTTCAATTCTAATGTTTCTAGTTTCATAGAATCTTTTTCCCAGTAAGTAGTTGTCGCACTTCTAGCATCGCCGAATAAGTAGGAAGGATATAGAGAGTAGCATCCTCTGGAGTAGCGTTAAGGGCTTCTGAAAGAGCTTCTGAGAGATTATCTTTAATAATAAGGGTTTGAGGTGATGGTTCAGTATATTGTAGACGTAAAGCTAGATCGTAAACGCGATCGCCACTGACAATAATTTGACCCTGTAGTTGAGTTAATTGTTCTGTATCTACGTCCCAAATCCAAGAGACATCGGTGCCGTCGGGAGTGCGATCGTTAAGTAGAAGTAGAGTCACAATAGTTTGGTGCCCACTCGCTTGTTGCACTGCACGCAGAGTTTCATTCATCCCCACAGGATTTTTAGCTAATAAAATTTTAACTGTTTTCCCATTGATAGTGAGTGTTTCAGCTCTACCGAAAGCAGGTTTAAACTCAGCGATCGCCCTTTCTAATACTGTTCTTTCTACACCTATTTTGAGAGCTACTGTCAGCGCGGCTAGGGTATTATACTTATTGTAAACCCCCATTAAAACCTGTGACCATTCTCGACTATTAATCTCCAAATCAGGCTTACCAAAACCACAACTAGAACAATCAAAATCTCCCAGATGCGAGAGATAGACTCCTTGGTAATTGAGTGCTGCACCACAGCTAGGACAGTAGGTAGAATCACTGGCGTAGGGAATAGTTTCTAGATAAAGCTCAGATTCACTCAAACCAAAAAAAGACACTTTTTGCGTTAGTTGTCGACCCAAATAAGCTAAAGTCGGATCATCTCCATTAAGAATAATTTGGGTATCGGGGTTCAAAGGAGCGATCGCCTGTTGCCAACGTTCACTAATACTATCTACTTCTCCATAGCGATCCAATTGATCCCGAAATAAATTCAAAGCTAAAATAAACTCAGGTTGACATGGACCCACAATTAAAGGCAACACATTCTCATCTACCTCTAAAATACCGTAGTCTGCGCTTAATTGCCCCCGCCAACTAGCTTGATTTAACAACGCTGTAATTAACCCATTAACCAAATTAGCACCCGTTTCGTTGTGAACGACGCGATAACCCTGTAGAGTGAGCATCTGGCGCAATAATAAAGCCGTGGTAGTTTTACCGTTGGTACCGCAGACTAAAATGATCCCCTGAGTAATTTGTGCCGCGAGTAAGGGAAGTAATTCTGGATACAGACGACGGGCGATCGCACCTGGTAAAACGCTAGCTGCGCCCAAACCCAAACCCTGAACCAGAGTAGTAATCGTCTTCCCTGTAGCTATTGCTAAAGCCAAACGCCATGATTGTAGCATTGTGTTAATAACCTATATCTCGGAGCAGAGCTAGATGTTTAGTTACTGGTGCGAGACTATTGGCTGCGATCATCCCACTAGCTGCGACTGCGGGTATACCAATCCCGGGAAAAGTCGAATCCCCACAGCATAATAGCCCGGAAACGGGGGTATAAGGACCAGGAAAGGACTCTTTTCCGGCTTTTAGAGAGGGACCATAGGAACCTCGGTAACGGCGCAGAAAACGCGCGTGAGTCAGGGGTGTCCCGATTAAGGTTACCTCACACCGAGCTCGAATATCGGGGATTATCTTCTCAAGTGCTTGCCACATCACTTCTGAGCGCTCTTGTTTGAGTTTTTGATAAGTTGTACTAGATCGCTCCAAATTAGCCCACAGCTGATAAGGCTCTGTTGCTGGTGTGTAAACGTGAATCACGTGTTTACCTGGGGGTGCTAAAGCTGGATCTAAAACCGAGGGAATGGAAATAGCTACTAAATTCTGAGGTGCGGTGATTTGCCAATCCTTGAGCACTACGTAGTGACATCCTAAATCGGAGCTTAATCCTGCGGCGTTGATCCCTAGATGTAGGTGCATAAAACTATCACAGGCAGGTGTTGAGGCTCTTTGATGGCGATAGGAAGGGGGTAATGCGGTAGGTGGTATTAAATCTAGGGTATCCCAGGTAGATGCGTTAGATATTACTGCTGTTTTAGCTTTAATTATGGTGCCATTTTTGAGTTTTACTCCCACAGCCCGCCTATTTTCTACGATAATTTCGCTAACATGGGCGCTTAACTGCAACTTACCTCCATATTTTCCCAATCCCCTTACCAACGCGTCGATGATGGCGCCACTTCCTCCTAAGGGATAATCTAAGGCTACCTGGGGACGATACCAATCGGCAAACATGAAAGCCACCTCCGCGGCGCTAGTCTGCTCCATGGGTAATCCTGACAGGAGGAAACAGAGTAAATTGAGCCAATTATAAATAAAAGTATCTTTAACTATTCCCTTGATTACTTGATCAAAAGCTCCCGTCAATTGCCAAGCGTTACCCAAATAAGGAAGTAAAGCGGGTGCAAACTTACCCACAGTTAAGATCGCCCCCAAATCTGAGCGTAAACTAGCAGTAGGTACCGTCATTACCGCGTACGACAGAGGAGCGATCGCTTTTAACAACTGACGCCATTGTTTTACTGCTTCTTCACCCCTTAATTTAAGTAAAACCTCTTCAAATTGCTTGGAGCCTACTTCTGCGTCAAAATTTCCTTCTGGTAAGTAGCAACCCCAACTGTTATAGTTAACCCAGTTCAAATCTTCTCCTATTGCGTCTAATACCTGTCTGAGAGGATTAGCTGAGGGGCTATAGGACAAACCTGAGTAGAGAGAGGGACCCGAGTCAAATTTGAAGCCATTGCGCTCAAAACTGTGAGCTGCACCCCCGGGTAGAGAATGGCTTTCGCACACCGTTACCCCATAACCGTAGCGGGCTAGAAGAGCGCCACAACACAGCCCTCCCACACCGCTGCCAATTATTACTACATCAGTATTACTCATCTTCGTTTTTATCTCTAACACCTCTGACGATGCGAGAGAGATCTGTTTTCTCGTCTATGCTGATTTTACTGGGAGAACCACTAATAATGCGCTCGTAGTTGCGGAAGGAATCTTTAATATCAGGTCCATCCTCACTGATTGTGTACTCTCTAATGCCTTTATCGTGCCAGGAACCACGCATTTTAAACACGTTGATCGCTCGAGACATTTCTCCGCGAATTTCCACGTACTGAAGCATAATAATTGTGTCGGTAATCGTAGAAATATGCGATTCGGTGATGGAGTGAGCCCCCATGAATTGGTCCGTGGTATTGGTAAAGAAACCGGTGATTTCTTCTTGTTTGGCGTATCCTGTTACCCCAATGACAAACTGTCTAAAGGCGTTATTAGTCACACCCCTAGCCATAGCTGAGAGGGAGTCGATAGCGATGCGAGATGGTTTGAAATCCGCTATTTCTGACTTAATCATTTGTAAATGGTCTTCTAAACCTGCTGATTCAGGGTAACAGCACATCAGTTTAAGTAAGCCTTTACTTTCCATTTCTTCAAAGTCTATACCCCAAGAAGAGGCGTTGCGGGATAGTTGCGCTCTTGATTCTTCGTAGGCGAATAAAATCGCTCTTTCTTGCTGACGACAACCTTCTTGTAAAAATTTACTCACCAAAAGAGTTTTACCGGTACCTGTCGCTCCTGTGGCTAGAATGATTGAGTCTTTGAAGAATCCTCCTCCACACATTTCGTCTAGAGTTTTAATTCCTGAGGAGCTCCGCACGTTAGAAGATCGCTGAGTTAGTCGCATAGCACCTAAGGGGAAGATATTAATTCCATCTCTAGTAATAGTAAAAGGATATTCGCCCTTCATATGGGTTGTTCCTCTGAGTTTGAGAATTTCTAAGGTACGACGACGACGTTCTCCTTCCAATACGTTACGCACTATAACTACGTTATCGGAAACGAATTCTTCTACCCCATAGCGCGCTACTAGTCCGTATTCTTCGATGCGTTCGGTGGTCATGACTGAGGTTACTCCCAGGTGTTTGAGTCGAGCCACCAGACGAAATATTTCCCTTCTGACTACTGAGGCTGGGTCATACTGCTGAAATACTGCGGTTACTGAATCTACTGAAACCAGTTTAGCTTTATATTTGCGGATAGCGTACTGTATCCTTTCGATCAACGCCGATAAGTCGAAGTTTCCTACTACTTCTTGACCTTCTGGATCTGGTGATGCGTCTAAGATGAATAGTTTACCGTCTTCAATCAGTTTCTCTAAATCCCAACCAAAACTGCAAGCATTTTGGATAATGTCTGTGGGAGACTCTTCAAAGGTAATAAATAACCCGGGATAGTCGAAGTATTTAATCCCGTGATAGAGGAATTGAATCGCAAAGAGCGTTTTACCTGTTCCGGAGGTTCCGGTTACTAATGTGGTTCTACCGATGGGCATCCCACCATGACTGATTTCATCGAAGCCTTCAATCATGGTTCGTAACTTGCGAACACCTTTGCTTGCTAGTTCTTCTTGTTGTTGTTCATTGGAATTGGGTTGATTCATTCCTGATTAAGCCAAAATGATGATTTTATTGTGATGATTATTTAAAACTTTCTTAATCTATTAGACATGATTTAGATGGTTTTTCTCTAAAAGTTTCGTCTTTACATTTCGAAATCTCTTTCGCTTATTTCTTCGTAGAGAAGATCTAAACCTATTAATACTTTTTCTCTGTCTGAAAGATCACCGATGATTTTACGCACTGGGGGGGGTAGTATCTTGGATAATGTGGGTGTGGCTAGGATTTTATCTTCTTCAGCGAGTTGGGGATTTTTCAATACATCAATCACTTTGAGAGCGTAAACGCCGTGAAATTCTTGCTCGAGAATGTTCTTGAGCATTTTTAGAGCTCTTACTGAGTTGGGCGTGTTCCCAGCCACATAAAGTTTCAATACATAAGTTTTTTTGTATGGACTCATAATGAAATCAACTTTACGCTAGGAATGATCTATAGCAATTATAAGGCATAATTTGTCACCCGAAATAGCTATGGCGTTTTAAAAGGTATGTCTTCTCTGGGTATAGAGCGGCGATACATTTCGCACAAGTGCGCGATTATATCGATCAAAGCTAGACGATAATCTAAGAGTATTTCTTCGTTTCTTCCTTCCAATTTAAGCTGTTGAGCGAATTCATCCATTAATTTCATATGGATCTCTAGAATCTTGGAAACGGAAATATCTACAAAAAAAATTCGATTGACGAATTGATCGATTAACTTGTTGGTTTTGGTATCATCGCTAAAATAGTAGAGAATAATTTGGCGATATTCTTGGTTCAAGAGGTTGATGAGCTCTTCTTTTTCTGGATTAGGAAGATTGCGGTAGAAAAGCTGAGAGTTACGACTATAATATACGCCTAGGTACCCTAAACGTTCTTTAAGTTTTTCAGCGAGACGTCGCTGTTGTAGTAACAGAAAGCTGTGATTGTCCCCTTTTGTTTCTCGGTGATGGTTTTTGGCTAGTGCATCACCGATGGGGGAACTAGGTCCAAGATTGAGAAAATGAGCGATCGCCTCGTCTATAAAGGCAACGATATCTGTGATTTTGGCAGGTATCAAGTTGATTTCGGCGCTGTGATATAGGTGCGTTGGAGATAAAGGCTGTGTTTGGACCATTTCTGGACTGATTGTCTCGATTTGTTCTATAATCAGAGTCGGTAACAGAGTCCCCGATTCGTATAGTTGGTTAAAGATCGGCAATAGCCGAGGTTCTCTAACCACTATCAAACAGTCTATTTTTTCTTTGTTTGCTTTGACAAAATCAAACAACTGGTCGGGAGAATCGACGAAATTTAAACGGTAACACTCTCTGCTCAGTGCTTCTAGCCAAGACTGAGTCAATTGTTCTGAAGGAGCATAAATACAGAGGGAAAGTCGAGAAGACAAAGAAAAATCACCCTATCTATTTTAAATGACTAATATAGCTTGTTTTGTTCAATATTAACATTTGTTTCTTAAGGTTGAGAATTATAACGATAACCTTCAGTTATTTGTGTTATAATGTTATATTAGTTAGCCTAGCGGGGGTGCGTAACTCAGGTGGATAGAGTAGCTGCCTTCTAAGCAGCGAGTCGCAGGTTCGAGTCCTGCCGTACCCGTATTAAAGGAGAGACAAGGATGAGTTAGTGGACATGAGGACAAAGAGGATTTTTTACCTTTTCCTTGGGCCTGGTGTTATAAATCCTGGTTTTTAAGAATTATGCAAATCGGGATGACAGGATTCGAACCTGCGACATCCTGCTCCCAAAGCAGGCGCGCTACCAAGCTGCGCTACATCCCGAACTAACTGGTCACCCCAACCATCATAGACGAAATTGTGACAATTGACAACTTTGCTTAATTTTAACTGGGATACCAAAACATACCCTTGATACCTTCTGGATCGAGAATAAATCCTAAACGACGATAAAAATCGATTACATCGGGATCGGCAAACAAAGTAATATTACTGATATCTTGACTTCTGAGATTTTTAATCATATACTTCATCATCGCTTTACCCAAACCCTGGCTTTGGAAATCCGGGTGGACCACCACATCCCAAACAGTCGCGTTAAAAGCATGATCCGACGTAGCACGAGCAAAACCAATTAGGCGTCTTTTTTTACCATTAACTTCCCACATGGAAATAATTAAGAAACTGTGTTGCAGAGCTTTTTTAACTTTGCGTAGAGGTCGACGAGCCCAACCCACAAGATCGCAGAGCTCTTCTAGCTCGTAAAGATCAATGTCTCGCTCAGTACTAAAAATAATGCGAGATTGACCAGGAATATCCCCTGTTGTAAAATTACTGTCCTCGAAGTGAGTCTCATTGGAGGTCGCCATCTGATCTTGATCACTAAATAATCTTTTCCAAAAAGCCATGAAACATATAAAAACCTTATAAGGATATACGTGTGAGGTTGGAGCCCGACTTAGCCTATTCAAAATTTAGCACAATCTAGTGTCACAGAGCGGTAAGAGTTATCAACATTTTTGTTACAATTGAACCATTGACAAGTACTAATGTTATCAACGAAGATGCCAAAGATTGATATACGGGGGTTTCCTCACGTCTATGACTTTACTCAAAAAAGCGATCAAGTCACCGTTCCAGTGTTAGTATTTATCCACGGTTGGCTTTTAAGTAAAAGTTATTGGCAACCTCTAATTGAACTCTTATCACCCTGGTATCCTTGTTTAAGCTATGATTTGCGTGGATTTGGAGATTCTCAACTATCGGCAGGTGACAAAATCCAGCAAAATTACACCCTTGAGTCTTATGCTCAAGATATAGGTCAACTCTTAGCTCAGTTAAACATTGAACAAGCTTGGTTAATTGGTCATTCTCTTGGGGGAAATATCGCGATTTGGGGTGCTAAATCTTGTCCTGAACGAGTTAATGGGGTAATTTGTCTCAACTCCGGTGGAGGAATCTATCTTAAAGAGGAATTTGAACGTTTTCGCAACGCGGGTGCTAAGATAGTCAAACTTCGCCCACGTTGGTTAGCTTACCTACCCCTAGTTGATTTATTATTCGCCAGAACGATGGTAGCTCAGCCATTATCTCGTTATTGGGGACGCAGACGTTTACTAGATTTCCTCAGAGCAGACGAGGAAGCAGCTTTAGCTACTTTAATGGATAGCACCACAGAAACAGAGGTACACTTACTACCCCAGATTGTCGCTAATCTTCAACAACCTGTTTATTTTTTAGCGGGAGCGGAAGATAAAATTATGGAGCCTAAATATGTTCAACATTTGGCGAGTTTCCATCAATTATTTGAAGTTAACGGTGGTAATGTTTTGACTATTCCAGCTTGCGGTCACTTGGGTATGATAGAACAACCCCATGTAGTCAGTGAGTACATACTTTCTTTGATAAAATCGTCTAAGAATTTAGATTTGTGCGAAGATAAAGGTGGTACCGATTAGAATGTAGTTTACATTGCCATAAACTTTGATTAAGATAAAGCAATTTAAAGCAGATAAGATCATTAAGGACAGGAGAGAAACAAGTATGCTACACCGCAAGATTTATCAGTTCTGTACAGATGGACGTGAGGTGAGTATCTTCTTGCGGGATCAGCAGCGCTGGATAGAGAGTGCTCAAATTATCGCTCTAGAAGGGGATCTGGTCACCATACGCTATGAAACAGAGGACGAAGAGGAAATTAGCTCTTGGGAAGAAATGTTTCGTGTAGAAAGCATAGGCTCAGTAACACAAAAGCTGGCGTCTGTATCAAGACTAAATTCTGAACTGTTCATTGCCGATGACTGTCCCGAAGCGGAGCAAATTCATCGCAACCTTCCAGAAACTTGGAACCAGGATTAGTGTTAAATCAAGGAGACGATCGCTTTCCTTGAACAATCGGCTTTTTTAGGGGAGGCGATCGCTTCCCCTGGCAAAATTAACCGCGTAAATCGTAGCCAAAGAGAGTAGGATCTACTACACCCAAGTTTAGATCTGCCAAACCATATTCTTGCCAACGTCTTGCTACCATAGCGGCTACATCGGGATCAGACTCTAGAGATTCACCCCAGGGATGGTCAGTTTCTGGGGTTATTTTTGTGGTAGCATCGATCCCCATGCGTCCCCCCAGACCAATCTTTTGACTGGCAAAATCCAAAGTATCAAAAGGCGTTTCGGGTAAGATAAAGACATCCCGCACTGGATCAACTTTAGAGCTGATCGCCCAAACTACCTGACGGGGATCGCGGATATTAATGTTTTTATCTACCACGATCACGAACTTAGTATAGGTAAATTGTGGCAAAGCGCTCCAAAAAGCTAAAGCCGCGCGTCTAGCTTGTCCGGGATAAGCTTTATCGATAGAGATAATCGCTGCTTTGTAACTGAGTGCTTCCATGGGGAGAAAGAAATCCACAATTTCCGAGACTTGTTGTCGGAGAATGGGAGTATAAATACGATTAAGAGCGATCGCCATCATTGCTTCTTCCTTGGGAGGACGACCGCTAAAAGTAGTTAAATAGATAGGATTTTTGCGATGGGTGAGACAGTGGAAACGAATCAAAGGAGAATCTTCTACCCCACCGTAATAACCCATATGATCGCCGAAAGGACCATCAGGGAGTACCTCTCCCGGAGTGATTGTACCCTCTAAGACTATTTCCGCATCCGCAGGAACTTCTAAATCCAGAGTTTTACACTTAGCTAGTTTTACTCCTTCACCGCTGTATAAGCCTGCAAAGAGCCACTCAGAGAGATCCACGGGTATAGGTGTAGCCGCTGCCATAATTAATAGGGGATCAATTCCCAGAGCGATCGCTATTTCTAGCTTTTTACCCGCTAAAGCCGCTTTGCGCAAGTGTCTAGCCCCTCCCCTAACCGATAACCAGTGAACCGTCATCGTAGTGGGTGATTGCAGTTGCAGACGATAAACACCCACGTTAGGGGTACCCGTTTCACAATCTCTAGTAATTACTAAACCCAGGGTAATAATTTTCCCCGCGTCACCGGGGTAAGGACGAATCAAAGGAAGTTTACCCAAATCTAACTCTTTTTCCGTAAGTATTACTTCCTGACAGGGTGGGAAAAAGTCCCTACTGGGTTTGGCTTTGAGTACATCAAACAAGACTTTACCAAAATCAATAGCTTGAGCGATTTTTTTGGGTGGCTTGGGCTGTTGTAGCATAGCTAGTTTCTTGCCCAGGGTTTCTAATTCCTCGGGTTGATCCATATTCATCGCCCAGCAGATTCTTTCTACTGTACCCATTAGATTAATCGCCACGGGAAAGGGAGAGCCTTTTACTTGTTCAAAGAGTAAAGCTGGTCCCCCCGCTTGTAGCATACGATTAGCGATTTCAGCGATTTCTAAATCTGGATCTACTAGCGCTTGAATGCGTCGCAGTTGACCCTTTTGTTCTAAAATCTCGATAAATTTCCGTAAGTCTCTCGCCATAATTTAAAATCTTTCCAGACTATAACTGAGCCATTGTTCACCGTCGGGTTCTTTTTTGAGTAAACGCCAAGTTTTACCCTCTATCTGTCTTTGTAGATAAATATCAAACTGGTTATCTTGTTTTTCTACTTTGGTGTCTGAGAGTTTGAGCACCACACGGTAGCTACCCTGTAAATGATAAGTGGGGAGTTTACCTAAATATAGCGGTTCTAATTGGGTTACGGTAATTTTACTAATCTCTGATTCTGGCAAAAGCGTGGTTAACTGATTGCTTAAATTCTGTTGAGCTTGTGTTAATGAAAGAGCGATCGCCCTCTCTACCACCTTACCATCGGGGGCAAAGGTTTTAGGAGGCGTTGGCGATCCACAAGCAGTAATAAGCACAACTAATAGTAGAACGACAATAATACTCTGTAACCGGGAAATTAATCTCATCTATCGATTCAACCACATTACCTACTTTTTATTTTATCGGTTAAACTAAGCGCCCTCTTTGAGTGTCGGGTAAAATTTTAAAGATGTTGAAAATTGCGGTGTTTACTGCAACCATTTCGAGCAATTCGACTATTGCGAGTGTTTCCTGAGCAATGAAACTCAATTCTAGTAAAGCCATAGCGAAAGCGATCCCGCTTCTTATCCCCTACGCGGTGCGCTCAAATTGAAAAACTTCCTCCTGAGCAACAGGATGCGATCGCATAAGCTTCTTAGTGATCTCCTAAATTCTGTTGAGCTTGTGTTAATGAAACAGATATCGACCTCTCCACCACTTTACCATTTGGGGCAAAGGTTTTAGAAGGCGTTGGCGATCCACAAGCAGTAAGTATTATTACAAGTAGTAAAACTAGGAAAAATATAGCTTGTGTAAAGCGATCGCCTTTGAAAGATAACCTGTAGTTAACCATGTTGAGTTTTGTTACAAGTATTTGACATAATACGTAAGACAATTTAGTATTGAAATATAAACACAAACGCAATCAAGTCGTATACAACCATGGCAACTATCCAAGTTTCTCCTTTTGAGCTTTTAATTAAAGCCATTGCTCCTATCCCGGCTGGAAGTCCACTCGAACAAGTAAACCGGACTGTTATTCAAGGCTACTTCTTAACGATATCCAATCTTGTGGATTTGGAAAGACAGATTAGCTTCTCTTTCGTAATTAGTGCGCCGAGCATTCCTCCTGATAATACTCCAACAAGCAGAACTCTAGAGGGCAATACTGTTCTTCTTTATGATATCGCGGGAGCAAATCAGGAATTAACATTCAATCTAATAAGCACTCCAGGAACTCCCTATCTTCGTTATAACAGCGTCGGTAGTATTAAATTACCTAATTTAGCGAGTGTCACTGTTCAACTTTTGCCAAAAGCTGAATTAGTTCTTACTAGTCCAGATACTAAACTAGAAATTCGAGGATTTTGTGAAGTGATTGCCGATGATGGTGTCACGGGAGATGTATTTCTTAATCCGGAAATCAGAGGAACATTTATTCCCAATCAATTTCGCTCTATAATTCCTGGTAATCCTATTGGAGATATACAATCAAGACTCCTAGATTTTGATCAACTCAGCTATTCCTTAGGGGTACAAAGACAAACCATCTAATCATACTATTTATATCCACGCAGGGGATCTTCTCACTGTGTGGATACATATATCTCAATTAAAAGCAGGTGAATATGGAAGCTAAATTCAAGTTAATTCCTCTCAAGTTTCATTGGGTAGCTATACATCCCAAACCCATTGGAGTCGTTTATTTTATTGGTGGTATTTTTTTCGGGAGTTTTCCTAATCTTTCCTATCGTTATCTTATGAGTGAAATTTTTGCTCAAGGGTATACCGTGATTGCGATTCCCTATCGTTTTACCTTTAATCATTGGTCAGTGGCTTTACAAATTGTTAAAGATTTGGGAAATTTAAGGAAAGTAATTTACCAGAAAGCGCAGTCATTAGGGTATACAGATAATCTAGATCTATATTTAGAAGAACCAACTGAAGAAAAGCCTAATTATTTTTGGATGGGTCATAGTTTAGGCTGTAAATATGTTGCACTGTTAGAGATATTAACAGCTTTAGACCTTCAAGATAACGATCTACAAATGGAAAAAGTGTTAGAGACTTACGTCGGTCAAAAGCAATCCCAAGAAATTTTAAACTATCTGAAAGATGTAGATTTTAAAGACGTTTCTCTCCTGAATCAACCTTCAATTTTTCTGGCTCCTGTAATCGCCAGTTTACAATCTGCCATTCCTTTTCCCCCTTTAGCTCAACTTTTGAAAAGATTAGGCTTAGATGTTGAACCCAATGTGGAAGAAACTCGTAACTTAATTTTAAATAGTACCCTATTTAACTTAATTAGTTTAATCGCCTTCGAAAACGATAAGCGAGCTAAAGAAACCGTTGACTGGTTCGTCAATAATTTAACCAAGCGACTATTTAAGCCAGTAGTATCCTTACCGTCGCGTAATCACTTTGCTCCTCTGGGTTGGAAAAATGGAGATAAACAGTTAGCAACGGAGGTAATTGACTCAATTAGTAGTTTAAGCGAAGAATTAAGCCAACAATCAATCCTTCTCTAAGGGTAGATTAAAGGTTAAAATTTGGAAGAGTAAAAGGGAGAAAAGACAGTGGATAACTC
Protein-coding sequences here:
- a CDS encoding UbiD family decarboxylase produces the protein MARDLRKFIEILEQKGQLRRIQALVDPDLEIAEIANRMLQAGGPALLFEQVKGSPFPVAINLMGTVERICWAMNMDQPEELETLGKKLAMLQQPKPPKKIAQAIDFGKVLFDVLKAKPSRDFFPPCQEVILTEKELDLGKLPLIRPYPGDAGKIITLGLVITRDCETGTPNVGVYRLQLQSPTTMTVHWLSVRGGARHLRKAALAGKKLEIAIALGIDPLLIMAAATPIPVDLSEWLFAGLYSGEGVKLAKCKTLDLEVPADAEIVLEGTITPGEVLPDGPFGDHMGYYGGVEDSPLIRFHCLTHRKNPIYLTTFSGRPPKEEAMMAIALNRIYTPILRQQVSEIVDFFLPMEALSYKAAIISIDKAYPGQARRAALAFWSALPQFTYTKFVIVVDKNINIRDPRQVVWAISSKVDPVRDVFILPETPFDTLDFASQKIGLGGRMGIDATTKITPETDHPWGESLESDPDVAAMVARRWQEYGLADLNLGVVDPTLFGYDLRG
- a CDS encoding DUF1350 family protein, with amino-acid sequence MEAKFKLIPLKFHWVAIHPKPIGVVYFIGGIFFGSFPNLSYRYLMSEIFAQGYTVIAIPYRFTFNHWSVALQIVKDLGNLRKVIYQKAQSLGYTDNLDLYLEEPTEEKPNYFWMGHSLGCKYVALLEILTALDLQDNDLQMEKVLETYVGQKQSQEILNYLKDVDFKDVSLLNQPSIFLAPVIASLQSAIPFPPLAQLLKRLGLDVEPNVEETRNLILNSTLFNLISLIAFENDKRAKETVDWFVNNLTKRLFKPVVSLPSRNHFAPLGWKNGDKQLATEVIDSISSLSEELSQQSILL